A window of Lepidochelys kempii isolate rLepKem1 chromosome 1, rLepKem1.hap2, whole genome shotgun sequence contains these coding sequences:
- the LOC140905627 gene encoding uncharacterized protein → MTKSSARLQLELAKFQAEEKQREHERQIELMRLEKEVQEAAHKREMEARKHVEEMERIKAQQNIPTNPSNPSPGTTSHPRKFPTYKAGDDTEAFLENFERACLGYNISTDQYMVELRPQLSGPLAEVAAEMPKEHMNKYELFKSKARVRMGITPEQSRRRFRALRWKPDMSFTRHAYHIVKHWDAWISGASVESPVNLPFLMQMEQFLEGVPEEIERYILDGKPKTVIEAGEIGARWVEVAEKKKTGRSWSGDQKGPPQTTPYYRGPPKAPPTSQRTLQTPYRPTTPFSSNPPRPSDPSAGRCFKCNELGHVKANCPKNPNRLQFVAPESHQRSTGPDTSQIPLERRETVSVGGKKVTAWRDTGAQVSAIHASLVDPNLINPEIQTAKNPPSSTPCDKHMLIALLTC, encoded by the coding sequence atgaccaaatcctcagctcgactacagctggaattagccaaatttcaggctgaggaaaaacaaagggaacatgaaagacagatagaactcatgcggctggagaaggaggtacaggaggctgcccacaagagggaaatggaggcaaggaagcatgtggaggagatggagaggataaaggcccagcagaatataccaacaaaccctagcaatccttctccaggtaccacttcccatcccagaaagttccccacctacaaggcaggtgatgatactgaggccttcttagaaaacttcgaaagggcctgccttgggtacaacatctctactgaccaatacatggtcgagctgaggccgcagctcagtggacccttagctgaggtggcagctgaaatgcctaaagaacacatgaacaagtatgaactgtttaaatccaaggcgagagtcagaatggggataacacccgagcagtctcgtcggaggttccgagccctaaggtggaaaccagacatgtcatttacccgacatgcctaccacattgtgaaacattgggatgcctggatatcaggagcaagtgttgaatctccagtaaatttgcccttcctaatgcaaatggaacaattcttagagggtgttcctgaggaaatagaaagatacatcctagatgggaaacccaaaactgtaatcgaggcaggagagattggagccagatgggtggaggtggcagagaagaagaaaactggtcgcagttggagcggagaccagaagggaccaccccagaccacaccctattaccgggggccgcccaaagccccacctacctcccaaagaaccctccagaccccttatcgtcccaccaccccgttctccagcaaccctcctcgccccagtgacccgtcagctggacgatgttttaaatgtaacgagctggggcatgtaaaggccaactgccccaagaaccccaacagattacagttcgttgcaccggaatcacaccagaggtccacaggcccagatacctcccagatacccttggagcggagggaaactgtgagtgtgggcgggaagaaggtcaccgcgtggagggacaccggagcacaagtgtcagctatccatgcttccttagtggaccccaatttaatcaacccagagatccaa